One Hordeum vulgare subsp. vulgare chromosome 4H, MorexV3_pseudomolecules_assembly, whole genome shotgun sequence DNA window includes the following coding sequences:
- the LOC123449972 gene encoding cortical cell-delineating protein-like, which produces MAPSKLALLLATNLAVLVAVHGCGSCGNTPPVPVPSPPPPVPVPSPPSTGGGGGTCSIDTLKLKVCANVLNLLKLKLGVPTNEQCCPLLSGLADLDAAVCLCTAIKANVLGIKLNVPVDLVLLLNQCGKTCPADFTCPS; this is translated from the coding sequence ATGGCGCCGTCCAAGCTCGCCCTCCTCCTCGCCACGAACCTGGCCGTCCTCGTGGCCGTGCATGGCTGCGGATCGTGCGGCAACACACCGCCGGTCCCAGTCCCAAGCCCGCCCCCGCCAGTTCCCGTGCCGTCTCCGCCTTCGACCGGCGGCGGGGGTGGCACCTGCTCAATCGACACGCTGAAGCTCAAGGTATGCGCCAACGTGCTGAACCTGCTGAAGCTCAAACTCGGCGTGCCGACGAACGAGCAGTGCTGCCCGCTTCTCAGCGGCCTCGCCGACCTAGACGCCGCCGTGTGCCTCTGCACCGCCATCAAGGCCAACGTCCTCGGCATCAAGCTCAACGTGCCCGTCGACCTCGTGCTCCTCCTCAACCAGTGCGGCAAGACCTGCCCCGCCGACTTCACCTGCCCCAGCTGA